A region of the Legionella sp. PATHC035 genome:
CCATGGGTATAAATCCTGTAGGGACCCGGCTCAGACCGATAATCGCCAAGACGACAAGGGCTATACCAATAAGGCATACGGTTTTATTTTTATGAACAAGTCGGTCGATAAAGCCAATGTAGTTATTTTCTATAGGATAATAATATTTATCGAATAAACGGAAAATAAAGTTTTTCTCTTTCTGGGTGTCAACGGGTTTAAGCCACAAAGCACATTGAGTGGGTTTTAAAGTCATGGCGTTAATCGCGCTGATAAATGCGGTAGCCGCAATAACCAGTGCAAACTGGGCATACATCGCGCCAGTTAATCCTGGCATGAACCCCGCAGGCACAAATACTGCCATTAATACCAGCGTAATTCCAATAATTGGTCCCATTAACTCCGTCATTGCATTAATTGCTGATTGTTTGGGCGAGGTGCCACGCTCGATATGCTGGGTTACGCCTTCGACAATCACAATCGCGTCATCAACCACAATTCCGATGGCTAAAACCAAGGCAAATAAGGTTAATAAGTTGATGGAATAATGGAGTATGAACATGGCAAAAAATGCACCTATGATGGTCACAGGCACGGTGGTAGTAGGTACCAAAGTAGCGCGGGCGTTTTGTAAGAACAGCAGAATTACGACTAAAACCAAGATACCTGCTTCGAATAGGGTTTTGTACACCTCGTCAACAGATGCTTTTACGAAAATGGTGGTGTCAAATGGAATCGAATACTCCATCCCTGCAGGAAATTTTTTTGCCATTTTGGCTACGGCATTACGCACCTCATTGGCGACTTGCAGGGCGTTGGCCCCTGGCAATTGATAAATACCAATTGCCGCCGTCGGTTTATTATTCAATTTTGCGAGTTGGCTGTAGCTATTTGAGCCTAACTCCACACGACCCACGTCACGAATGCGTACGATTTGCGCGCTACTGCTTGCATTAGCGCTTTGATTTGGTGTTTGGGCAACTGTTTTCACAATGATGTTTTCAAATTCACTGACATCAGCAAGTTGTCCTGGTACATTCACGGTAAATTGATAAGGTTGTTTCCCTACCGCGGGTGGTGCGGCAATTTGTCCAGAAGAAACCTCTTGGTTTTGATGGCTAATGGCCTGCAAGACATCACTGGGATTGAGGGAGTAGGCCAACATTTTTCTAGGATCCAGCCAAACGCGCATTGCATAAGTACCCGTTCCAAAAATAATCACATTACCTACGCCAGGCAAGCGCGACAACTCATCTTGCATGTTAATTGCAGCGTAGTTATCAAGGAACAATCCATCGTACTCACCATTTTTGGAGGTTAGGGTAATAAATTGCAAAATCGCAGTCGATTTCTGCTGTACCACCACTCCTTGTTTTTGCACTGACTCGGGTAATTGTGCCATAGCCGCTTGCACCCGATTTTGTACCAATACTTGTGCAAAATTAAGATCCGTACCGATAGAAAAGGTAACAATAAGCGTATAAGCCCCACTATCGGTGCTGGTAGATTGCATATACAACATGTTTTCCACCCCATTCACTTGCTGTTCAATGGGCAAAGCGACGGTTTTGATGAGTGTTTTCGCATCAGCGCCAGGATAGGTGGTGGTCACCTGAAT
Encoded here:
- a CDS encoding efflux RND transporter permease subunit, translating into MISKFFIERPILANVIALLIVLLGLVAIIALPVSQYPAIVPPTIQVTTTYPGADAKTLIKTVALPIEQQVNGVENMLYMQSTSTDSGAYTLIVTFSIGTDLNFAQVLVQNRVQAAMAQLPESVQKQGVVVQQKSTAILQFITLTSKNGEYDGLFLDNYAAINMQDELSRLPGVGNVIIFGTGTYAMRVWLDPRKMLAYSLNPSDVLQAISHQNQEVSSGQIAAPPAVGKQPYQFTVNVPGQLADVSEFENIIVKTVAQTPNQSANASSSAQIVRIRDVGRVELGSNSYSQLAKLNNKPTAAIGIYQLPGANALQVANEVRNAVAKMAKKFPAGMEYSIPFDTTIFVKASVDEVYKTLFEAGILVLVVILLFLQNARATLVPTTTVPVTIIGAFFAMFILHYSINLLTLFALVLAIGIVVDDAIVIVEGVTQHIERGTSPKQSAINAMTELMGPIIGITLVLMAVFVPAGFMPGLTGAMYAQFALVIAATAFISAINAMTLKPTQCALWLKPVDTQKEKNFIFRLFDKYYYPIENNYIGFIDRLVHKNKTVCLIGIALVVLAIIGLSRVPTGFIPMEDQGYAMMNVQLPDGASLGRTEALLHDLSDQVSKIGGIENVITIDGISLLDNSAPLANGGVLYVMFKDWSVRGKDEDLLSLYKKMNAIAEKTLGAKVLVMIPPPIQGLGTSGGFQMQLELQDGSFDYRKLQSATDQLILYASQQPELQRLRTSFRASAPQLAAPINRVKAETLGVTVGDATETLQTYLGSSYVNLFSKFGQVFQVYVQADADSRMTVGDVRNFYVRNKSGEMVPLGTLTDMSPTVGPPIISLYNLYPSSNIYGMAAQGYSSGQAMQAMERVAKEVLPAGISYEWTSTAYQEKIAGNMSYYIFILSLVLVYMILAGQYENWIAPAAILLSVPLALIGTVFALSALGLSNNMYTQIGILLLIALAAKNAILIVEVAREEHELHNKSIMEAAVIGAKTRFRPILMTSFAFILGVMPLVFATGAGANARRSIGIAVCSGMLASTCLAVVFVPAFFVMLVTWQEKRKAKKNANTANLKEAGL